A region from the Variovorax paradoxus genome encodes:
- the pabB gene encoding aminodeoxychorismate synthase component I encodes MPSFALLDDCGSTPARLTSRLHTGFMREHRCTDPRELDATWAQVDADLRQGLHAVLLADYEWGARLQRAGHARLAANDASALRVLMFRECAMLSSDEVASWLAKLEQREAGAASEASPQQPVGVMDLQPSIDEPAFTEAIARIHDAIAAGETYQVNFTYRLQGRSYGSPVELYRRLRERQPVAYGALIALPEGSQKAGEGDITHVLSCSPELFLRHDAGVLTARPMKGTAARADAPESDSEMARLLSVDTKNRAENVMIVDLLRNDIGRVACIGSVKVPTLFAIEPYATVFQMTSTVQARLRAGVGMPELLRAVFPCGSITGAPKHRTMEWIAELESTPRGLYCGAIGWIDAPAQDASIGDFCLSVAIRTLTLGAQAEGLRPLRLGVGAGIVQDSNAADEFEECLLKARFLTALDPGFELFETMLATPGEGIRYLDRHLGRLAGSARALGFRFSRDAAMEALREALPALSPSQPSRLRLALAHGGRIDITHSPLPPLPPGAAKLVIADERLPNANPLGAHKTTVRQHYDAGVRAAERAGAFDSLFFTEDGRLVEGGRSTVFARIDGRWWTPPVSDGALPGVMRGVLIEDSIWEATERSLTLEDLRAAQKLVVCNALRGVLPAQLLTQSELRPQEASAAA; translated from the coding sequence TGGGCGCAGGTCGATGCCGACCTGCGGCAAGGCCTGCACGCGGTGCTGCTGGCCGATTACGAATGGGGCGCCAGGCTGCAGCGCGCAGGGCATGCACGGCTTGCCGCGAACGATGCGTCGGCGCTGCGCGTGCTGATGTTCCGCGAATGCGCGATGCTCTCGTCGGACGAGGTCGCAAGCTGGCTGGCCAAGCTCGAACAGCGCGAGGCCGGCGCGGCATCCGAGGCCAGCCCGCAGCAGCCCGTCGGTGTGATGGACCTGCAGCCCAGCATCGACGAGCCGGCCTTCACCGAAGCCATCGCGCGCATCCACGACGCCATCGCCGCGGGCGAAACCTACCAGGTCAACTTCACCTACCGGCTGCAGGGCCGAAGCTATGGCTCGCCGGTGGAGCTGTACCGGCGCCTGCGCGAACGGCAGCCCGTGGCCTACGGCGCGCTGATCGCCCTGCCCGAAGGCAGCCAGAAGGCGGGGGAGGGCGACATCACCCACGTGCTCTCGTGCTCGCCCGAACTCTTCCTGCGCCACGACGCGGGCGTGCTCACCGCGCGTCCCATGAAGGGCACCGCGGCCCGCGCCGATGCGCCCGAGAGCGACAGCGAGATGGCGCGCCTGCTCTCGGTCGACACCAAGAACCGCGCCGAGAACGTGATGATCGTCGACCTGCTGCGCAACGACATCGGCCGCGTCGCGTGCATCGGTTCGGTCAAGGTGCCGACGCTCTTCGCCATCGAGCCCTACGCCACGGTGTTCCAGATGACATCGACCGTGCAGGCGAGGCTGCGCGCCGGCGTCGGCATGCCCGAACTGCTGCGCGCGGTGTTTCCCTGCGGCTCCATCACGGGCGCGCCCAAGCACCGCACCATGGAGTGGATCGCCGAGCTCGAAAGCACCCCGCGCGGCCTTTACTGCGGCGCCATCGGCTGGATCGATGCGCCCGCGCAGGACGCATCGATCGGCGACTTCTGCCTTTCCGTGGCCATTCGCACGCTCACGCTCGGCGCGCAAGCCGAGGGCCTGCGGCCGCTGCGCCTGGGCGTCGGTGCCGGTATCGTGCAGGACAGCAACGCCGCCGACGAGTTCGAGGAATGCCTGCTCAAGGCGCGCTTTCTCACGGCCCTCGATCCCGGTTTCGAGCTCTTCGAGACCATGCTGGCCACGCCCGGCGAAGGCATCCGCTACCTCGATCGGCATCTGGGGCGGCTGGCGGGCAGCGCGCGTGCGCTGGGCTTCAGGTTCAGCCGCGATGCCGCGATGGAGGCGCTGCGGGAAGCGTTGCCCGCGCTGTCGCCCAGCCAACCCTCGCGGCTGCGGCTGGCGCTTGCGCATGGTGGGCGCATCGACATCACGCATTCGCCTTTGCCGCCTTTGCCTCCGGGCGCGGCAAAGCTTGTGATTGCCGACGAGCGCCTGCCCAATGCGAACCCGCTGGGAGCCCACAAGACCACCGTGCGCCAGCACTACGACGCCGGCGTGCGCGCCGCCGAACGCGCCGGGGCTTTCGACAGCCTGTTCTTCACCGAAGACGGCCGGCTCGTCGAAGGCGGGCGCAGCACGGTGTTCGCGCGCATCGACGGACGCTGGTGGACACCGCCCGTTTCGGATGGCGCGCTGCCCGGCGTGATGCGCGGCGTGCTGATCGAAGATTCGATATGGGAGGCCACGGAGCGCAGCCTGACCCTGGAAGATTTGCGGGCGGCGCAGAAGCTCGTGGTTTGCAATGCGCTGCGCGGTGTACTGCCGGCGCAGCTGCTCACTCAATCTGAGCTGAGGCCGCAAGAGGCTTCGGCTGCTGCGTAG
- a CDS encoding HAD family hydrolase — MKLALFDLDHTLIPFDSGMAWTRFLVARGVLPADAETVYLGYCQQYVDGTLDIRELHRASVAPLASFGMAALRQWAAEFEAEIAPRVPEPMRALVRKHQDAGHLCAIVTATTRFIAEPFGRVFGVADVLATRSLVIDDTLDGAIDGDPCFGVHKLAHVNQWLALRGTRLEALEQSWFYSDSASDLPLLCAVSDPVAVAPDQRLRARAIEAGWPILERS, encoded by the coding sequence ATGAAGCTCGCTCTGTTCGATCTCGACCACACGCTGATCCCGTTCGACAGCGGCATGGCCTGGACGCGCTTCCTGGTGGCGCGCGGCGTGCTGCCGGCGGATGCCGAGACGGTCTACCTGGGCTACTGCCAGCAGTACGTGGACGGCACGCTGGACATTCGCGAGCTGCATCGCGCCAGCGTCGCGCCGCTCGCGAGCTTCGGCATGGCCGCGCTGCGCCAATGGGCGGCGGAATTCGAAGCCGAGATTGCGCCGCGGGTGCCAGAGCCGATGCGCGCGCTGGTGCGAAAGCATCAGGACGCGGGCCACCTCTGCGCCATCGTGACCGCCACCACGCGCTTCATCGCCGAGCCCTTCGGCCGCGTGTTCGGCGTGGCCGACGTGCTGGCGACGCGGTCCCTGGTGATCGACGACACGCTCGACGGCGCCATCGACGGCGACCCGTGCTTCGGCGTCCACAAGCTGGCGCACGTGAACCAGTGGCTGGCCCTGCGCGGCACGCGGCTCGAAGCGCTCGAGCAGTCGTGGTTCTATTCCGATTCGGCCAGCGATCTGCCGCTCTTGTGCGCCGTGTCCGATCCGGTGGCGGTGGCGCCGGACCAGCGCCTGCGCGCGCGGGCCATCGAAGCCGGCTGGCCGATCCTCGAACGCAGCTGA
- a CDS encoding response regulator, which produces MNQANQPIRVMLVDDHALVRMGFRMLLADAQIEVAAEADTGEQACQDYPQVRPDVVVMDLSMPGMGGLEALRRLLAHDPKARVLALSAHEDTIHPRRVLRAGALGYLAKRSAPDALIAAVKAVARGDRYIDANTAQALATAQIEGEANPADLLSEREFSVFIQLARGMTVAQIASTLNLSLSTVGSHLYRVKQKLGATNQAELTWVALRWGLIQV; this is translated from the coding sequence ATGAACCAAGCGAATCAGCCGATTCGAGTGATGCTGGTGGACGACCATGCGCTGGTGCGCATGGGCTTTCGCATGCTGCTGGCCGACGCGCAGATCGAGGTCGCGGCCGAGGCCGACACCGGCGAACAGGCCTGCCAGGACTATCCGCAGGTGCGGCCCGACGTTGTGGTGATGGACCTGTCGATGCCCGGCATGGGCGGCCTGGAAGCGCTGCGCCGGCTGCTGGCGCACGACCCCAAGGCGCGCGTGCTGGCGCTCTCGGCGCACGAGGACACGATCCATCCGCGCCGTGTGCTGCGCGCCGGCGCACTCGGCTACCTGGCCAAGCGCAGTGCGCCCGATGCACTGATTGCCGCGGTGAAGGCGGTGGCGCGCGGCGATCGCTACATCGACGCCAACACCGCGCAGGCGCTGGCCACCGCGCAGATCGAAGGCGAGGCCAATCCGGCCGACCTGCTCAGCGAGCGCGAGTTCTCGGTCTTCATCCAGCTTGCGCGCGGCATGACGGTAGCGCAGATTGCCAGCACGCTGAATCTTTCGCTCAGCACGGTGGGCTCGCACCTGTACCGCGTCAAGCAGAAGCTGGGCGCCACCAACCAGGCGGAGCTGACATGGGTGGCGCTGCGGTGGGGGCTGATCCAGGTCTAA
- a CDS encoding histidine kinase → MTLRLKINLIVSLLTLLFVAAMLALQLRAMRESVHEEVVAANRVAAQLLNRTAWLYAAQGTPAMLSFLQGVGRVRSNDITLLDSEDRVLYSSPTSVYKAGRDAPDWFAGLVSPPPSQLSIAFPGGRLAVVSNASRAVLDAWDDFVLLMLSALGLLAIVNAGVFWLVGRATRPFADIVHALNQLESGRFDVSLRALPGTEAAAIGAAFNRMVGMLQQHIETERRAVRAENRLSESRELGRWVDQKIEQERRLIARELHDELGQSVTAMRSMALSIAQRVQALDPQAEQAARLIAEESGRLYTAMHGMIPRLTPLVLDKFGLVAALEDLVERTRNSHGGVQIDWHLEIELDRLRLDTDTALVLYRAAQEGITNALRHGEAHRIVLALQGDEQTVKLTLTDDGRGLPGPDAARETSTGHYGLRWLAERIDSLGGDLRLEPAAPSGAQLTVRLPLPAAATENP, encoded by the coding sequence ATGACGCTGCGCCTGAAGATCAACCTGATCGTCAGCCTGCTGACGCTGCTGTTCGTCGCGGCCATGCTCGCGCTGCAGCTGCGCGCCATGCGCGAATCGGTGCACGAGGAAGTCGTGGCGGCGAATCGCGTGGCCGCGCAGCTGCTGAACCGCACCGCTTGGCTCTACGCGGCCCAAGGCACGCCCGCCATGCTGTCGTTCCTGCAGGGCGTGGGGCGCGTGCGCTCCAACGACATCACGCTGCTCGACAGCGAGGACCGCGTGCTGTACAGCTCGCCGACCTCGGTCTACAAGGCCGGCCGCGATGCGCCGGACTGGTTCGCGGGCCTGGTCTCGCCGCCGCCCTCGCAGCTGTCCATCGCCTTTCCGGGCGGCCGGCTCGCGGTGGTTTCCAACGCTTCGCGCGCCGTGCTCGACGCATGGGACGATTTCGTGCTGCTGATGCTCAGCGCGCTGGGCCTGCTGGCGATCGTCAATGCGGGCGTGTTCTGGCTCGTGGGCCGTGCGACGCGCCCGTTCGCGGACATCGTGCACGCGCTGAACCAGCTCGAGAGCGGGCGCTTCGACGTGTCGCTGCGCGCCCTGCCCGGCACCGAGGCGGCGGCCATCGGCGCCGCCTTCAACCGCATGGTCGGCATGCTGCAGCAGCACATCGAGACCGAACGGCGCGCCGTGCGCGCTGAAAACCGCCTGTCCGAAAGCCGCGAGCTGGGCCGCTGGGTCGACCAGAAGATCGAGCAGGAACGCCGCCTGATCGCGCGCGAGCTGCACGACGAGCTGGGCCAGTCGGTCACCGCGATGCGCAGCATGGCCCTGTCGATCGCGCAGCGCGTGCAGGCGCTCGATCCGCAGGCCGAGCAGGCGGCGCGGCTGATCGCCGAGGAATCGGGGCGGCTCTACACGGCCATGCACGGCATGATCCCGCGCCTGACGCCGCTGGTGCTCGACAAGTTCGGCCTGGTGGCCGCGCTCGAAGACCTGGTGGAGCGAACCCGCAACAGCCATGGCGGCGTGCAGATCGACTGGCATCTGGAGATCGAACTCGATCGCCTGCGGCTCGACACCGACACCGCGCTGGTGCTGTACCGCGCCGCGCAGGAAGGCATCACCAACGCCCTGCGGCATGGCGAGGCGCACCGGATCGTGCTGGCCCTGCAGGGCGACGAACAGACCGTGAAGCTCACGCTGACCGACGACGGCCGGGGCCTGCCCGGCCCTGACGCCGCCAGGGAAACCAGCACAGGGCACTATGGCCTGCGTTGGCTTGCCGAGCGCATCGACAGCCTGGGCGGCGACCTGCGCCTTGAACCCGCCGCGCCCAGCGGCGCCCAACTGACGGTGCGCCTGCCCTTGCCGGCGGCCGCCACGGAGAACCCATGA
- a CDS encoding alpha/beta fold hydrolase, translated as MALVLPTGLYPESPPWRTHALEVSHGHVLHVEESGDPAGICAVVLHGGPGSGTSPLLRRFFDPARYRVIGIDQRGAGRSRPRGATVHNSTAELLDDLRHVREQLEVPRWLVVGGSWGATLALAHAAFEPQAVAALLLRAVFLPRAEEIDAFFQDSAGRAPDAWARFASVAPASERHDMLGFLARGLQQVPADGDADLPRQLALAWWRWEQTLARGAAMPTGEPSPSGVEPDRDTLDALVDRYRVQSHYLRHRCWLDAPALLDRLAALPRVPTLLLHSRDDRICAPHGAQAVHDRIAYSRLQWIDGAGHDPAHPAMAGAMVAALDGYARHGHFGNAPAP; from the coding sequence ATGGCCCTCGTGCTTCCTACCGGCCTGTACCCCGAATCTCCTCCCTGGCGCACCCACGCATTGGAGGTGTCGCATGGCCATGTGCTGCATGTAGAAGAAAGTGGTGACCCCGCCGGAATCTGCGCCGTCGTGCTGCACGGCGGGCCCGGCTCGGGCACTTCGCCGCTGCTGCGGCGCTTCTTCGATCCGGCGCGATACCGCGTGATCGGCATCGATCAGCGCGGCGCCGGCCGGAGCCGCCCGCGCGGCGCGACGGTGCACAACAGCACGGCCGAACTTCTGGACGATCTGCGGCATGTGCGCGAGCAGCTCGAGGTGCCGCGCTGGCTCGTGGTCGGCGGCTCGTGGGGCGCCACGCTGGCGCTGGCCCATGCGGCGTTCGAGCCGCAGGCGGTGGCGGCCCTGCTGCTGCGCGCGGTGTTCCTGCCGCGGGCCGAAGAGATCGACGCCTTCTTCCAGGACAGCGCCGGCCGCGCACCCGACGCGTGGGCGCGGTTCGCGTCCGTGGCGCCGGCGAGCGAACGCCACGACATGCTTGGTTTCCTGGCCCGCGGCCTGCAGCAGGTACCGGCCGATGGCGACGCAGACCTGCCCCGGCAGCTCGCGCTGGCCTGGTGGCGTTGGGAACAAACGCTGGCGCGCGGCGCAGCCATGCCAACCGGCGAGCCATCGCCGTCCGGCGTCGAGCCCGATCGCGACACGCTCGACGCGCTGGTCGACCGCTATCGCGTGCAGAGCCATTACCTGCGGCACCGCTGCTGGCTCGATGCGCCTGCGCTGCTGGACCGCCTGGCTGCACTGCCCCGCGTGCCCACGCTGCTGCTGCATTCCCGCGACGACCGGATCTGTGCGCCGCATGGCGCGCAGGCCGTGCACGATCGCATCGCGTACAGCCGGCTGCAGTGGATCGATGGCGCTGGCCACGATCCGGCGCACCCGGCCATGGCCGGTGCGATGGTTGCCGCGCTCGACGGCTACGCGCGGCACGGCCACTTCGGCAACGCGCCCGCGCCATGA
- the pqqA gene encoding pyrroloquinoline quinone precursor peptide PqqA, translating into MKWETPTATDLRFGFEITMYVSAR; encoded by the coding sequence ATGAAGTGGGAAACCCCGACGGCCACCGATCTTCGCTTCGGCTTCGAGATCACGATGTACGTCAGCGCTCGTTGA
- the pqqB gene encoding pyrroloquinoline quinone biosynthesis protein PqqB, with protein MRITVLGSAAGGGFPQWNCNCPNCAGVRAGTVRAKPRTQSSIFVRPDDGADGVLFNASPDILEQIRSSPVLQPARAMRDTAIAGVVLIDGQVDHATGLFMLRERGTPLPLWCTDPVAEDLSEGNPVLRVLSHYCGVARHPIALDGNAFEVPGVPGLVFRALALTGKAAPYSPHREQQVPGDNIGVTILDRKSGKSLFYAPGLGAITPPVFDAMASADAVMVDGTFWTDDEMVRLGVSSKRAREIGHLPQSGEGGMIEWLSKLPATTARRMLIHINNTNPILDEDSDEHAALRRAGIEPCEDGMTIQL; from the coding sequence ATGCGCATCACCGTCCTGGGCTCTGCCGCCGGCGGCGGCTTTCCGCAATGGAACTGCAACTGCCCCAATTGCGCCGGCGTGCGCGCGGGCACGGTGCGCGCCAAGCCGCGCACGCAGTCGTCGATCTTCGTGCGCCCCGACGATGGTGCCGATGGCGTGCTGTTCAACGCCTCGCCCGACATCCTGGAGCAGATCCGCAGCAGCCCCGTGCTGCAGCCGGCACGTGCGATGCGCGACACCGCGATCGCGGGCGTAGTGCTGATCGACGGGCAGGTCGACCATGCCACCGGCCTCTTCATGCTGCGCGAGCGCGGCACGCCGCTGCCGCTGTGGTGCACCGACCCGGTCGCCGAAGACCTGAGCGAGGGTAATCCCGTGCTGCGCGTGCTCTCGCACTACTGCGGCGTGGCGCGCCACCCGATCGCGCTCGACGGCAATGCCTTCGAAGTGCCCGGCGTGCCCGGCCTCGTCTTCCGCGCGCTGGCGCTGACCGGCAAGGCCGCGCCGTATTCGCCGCACCGCGAGCAGCAGGTGCCGGGCGACAACATCGGCGTGACCATCCTCGACCGCAAGAGCGGCAAGAGCCTGTTCTACGCGCCCGGCCTGGGCGCCATCACGCCGCCCGTGTTCGATGCCATGGCAAGCGCCGATGCGGTCATGGTGGACGGTACCTTCTGGACCGACGACGAGATGGTTCGCCTGGGCGTGAGCAGCAAGCGCGCGCGCGAGATCGGCCACCTGCCGCAATCGGGCGAGGGCGGCATGATCGAGTGGCTGTCGAAGCTGCCCGCCACCACCGCGCGGCGCATGCTGATCCACATCAACAACACCAATCCCATCCTCGACGAAGACTCCGATGAGCATGCGGCGCTGCGGCGCGCAGGCATCGAGCCGTGCGAGGACGGGATGACCATCCAACTCTGA
- the pqqC gene encoding pyrroloquinoline-quinone synthase PqqC, which translates to MHADRIQDSSRPAADSEKAGPAWSREEFEAKLRERGRSYHIHHPFNVMLNSGQATPEQIRGWVANRFYYQIAIPIKDAAVLSNCPDPQVRRGWVQRILDHDGFELGGVKDEGGVEAWLRLAEAVGLAREEVRDLRHVVSAVRFAVDAYVNFARRAPWQEAVCSSLTELFAPEIHKQRLATWPEHYAWIEPAGLDYFRNRVSQARRDVEQGLAITLDHFDTRAMQERAIEVLQFKLDILWAMNDAMATRYGVNGA; encoded by the coding sequence ATGCATGCCGACAGGATTCAAGATTCATCGCGCCCGGCCGCTGACAGCGAGAAAGCCGGCCCGGCATGGAGCCGCGAGGAGTTCGAAGCCAAGCTGCGCGAGCGCGGCCGCAGCTACCACATCCATCATCCGTTCAACGTCATGCTCAACAGCGGCCAGGCCACGCCCGAGCAGATCCGCGGCTGGGTGGCGAACCGCTTTTACTACCAGATCGCGATCCCGATCAAGGACGCGGCCGTGCTCTCGAACTGCCCCGACCCGCAGGTGCGCCGCGGCTGGGTGCAGCGCATCCTCGACCACGACGGCTTCGAGCTCGGCGGGGTCAAGGACGAAGGCGGCGTCGAGGCCTGGCTGCGCTTGGCCGAGGCCGTGGGGCTGGCACGCGAAGAGGTGCGCGACCTGCGCCACGTGGTGTCCGCGGTGCGCTTCGCGGTCGATGCCTACGTGAACTTCGCGCGCCGCGCGCCGTGGCAGGAGGCGGTGTGTTCCTCGCTCACCGAACTCTTCGCGCCCGAGATCCACAAGCAGCGCCTGGCCACCTGGCCCGAGCACTATGCGTGGATCGAGCCGGCGGGCCTCGACTATTTCCGCAACCGCGTGAGCCAGGCGCGGCGCGATGTGGAGCAGGGCCTGGCGATCACGCTCGACCACTTCGACACCCGCGCGATGCAGGAGCGCGCGATCGAGGTGCTGCAGTTCAAGCTCGACATCCTGTGGGCCATGAACGATGCAATGGCGACGCGCTACGGCGTGAACGGCGCATGA
- the pqqD gene encoding pyrroloquinoline quinone biosynthesis peptide chaperone PqqD codes for MTANKTALTADSKPRIGPGFRLQWEPAQDCHVLLYPEGMVRLNGSAGEIMKRCDGERSVAAIVADLEQAFGTTGLEPEVRGFVEMAAQQNWLRWDAA; via the coding sequence ATGACCGCGAACAAGACCGCGCTCACCGCGGACAGCAAACCCCGCATCGGCCCCGGCTTCCGCCTGCAATGGGAGCCAGCGCAGGATTGCCATGTGCTGCTCTATCCCGAGGGCATGGTGCGGCTCAACGGCAGCGCGGGCGAGATCATGAAGCGCTGCGACGGCGAGCGCAGCGTCGCGGCCATCGTGGCCGACCTGGAGCAGGCCTTCGGCACCACCGGGCTCGAACCCGAGGTGCGTGGCTTCGTCGAGATGGCGGCGCAGCAGAACTGGCTGCGCTGGGACGCCGCATGA
- the pqqE gene encoding pyrroloquinoline quinone biosynthesis protein PqqE — MTQVAPRPGPPLWLLAELTYRCPLHCVFCFNPVDFAQQENELGTEDWLRVLREGRELGAVQCGLSGGEPLLRDDLEIIIAEAARLGYYTNLLTSGVGLTAQRAAALKAAGLDHVQLSFQDSTREMNDFLSHTKTFELKNRVAKIIKDQGWPMVLNVVIHRMNIDHIDRIIEMAHEMGAEYLELANTQYYSWAFVNRDQLLPTHEQLRHAEEVTDAWRKRLGERMRIFFVAPDYHEGKAKKCVNGWGSMFLTVAPDGTALPCHTAKMLPGLEFPNVKAHSVRDIWFDSEGFNRYRGTGWMKEPCASCDQREQDLGGCRCQAYLLAQDAAAADPVCAKSPDHHRVVEAVAHAAARDPAAPTEHPLVFRDPANSRRLSAALVTPHA, encoded by the coding sequence ATGACACAGGTGGCACCGCGCCCCGGACCGCCGCTCTGGCTGCTGGCGGAGCTGACCTACCGCTGTCCGCTGCATTGCGTGTTCTGCTTCAACCCGGTCGACTTCGCGCAGCAGGAGAACGAGCTGGGCACGGAAGACTGGCTGCGCGTGCTGCGCGAAGGCCGCGAGCTCGGCGCGGTGCAATGCGGCCTCTCGGGCGGCGAGCCATTGCTGCGCGACGACCTCGAGATCATCATTGCCGAGGCCGCGCGCCTGGGCTACTACACCAACCTGCTGACCTCGGGCGTCGGCCTCACGGCGCAGCGCGCCGCGGCGCTGAAGGCCGCGGGCCTGGACCACGTGCAGCTGTCGTTCCAGGACTCCACGCGCGAGATGAACGACTTTCTCTCGCACACCAAAACCTTCGAGCTGAAGAACCGGGTGGCGAAGATCATCAAGGACCAGGGCTGGCCGATGGTGCTGAACGTGGTGATCCACCGCATGAACATCGACCACATCGACCGCATCATCGAAATGGCGCACGAGATGGGCGCCGAGTACCTCGAACTTGCCAACACCCAGTACTACTCCTGGGCCTTCGTGAACCGCGACCAGCTGCTGCCGACGCACGAGCAGCTGCGCCATGCCGAAGAGGTGACCGACGCCTGGCGCAAGCGGCTCGGCGAGCGCATGCGCATCTTCTTTGTCGCGCCCGACTACCACGAGGGCAAGGCCAAGAAATGCGTCAACGGCTGGGGCAGCATGTTCCTTACCGTGGCGCCCGACGGCACTGCGCTGCCTTGCCACACCGCCAAGATGCTGCCGGGCCTCGAATTTCCGAACGTGAAGGCGCACAGCGTGCGCGATATCTGGTTCGATTCGGAAGGCTTCAACCGCTACCGCGGCACCGGCTGGATGAAGGAGCCTTGCGCGAGCTGCGACCAGCGCGAGCAGGACCTGGGCGGCTGCCGCTGCCAGGCCTATCTGCTGGCGCAGGACGCGGCCGCCGCCGATCCCGTGTGCGCGAAGAGCCCGGACCACCATCGGGTGGTGGAGGCGGTGGCGCATGCGGCCGCGCGCGACCCGGCGGCGCCGACGGAGCATCCGCTGGTGTTTCGCGATCCTGCAAACTCCCGGCGGCTTTCTGCGGCACTCGTTACGCCGCACGCATGA
- a CDS encoding mobile mystery protein B has protein sequence MVKSVAVALQYQAGQTPLDADELGQLAPKHITTQGQLNEWEQTNIVEALKWLKRGRHPAVLTEAFCRQLHKQMFGKTWKWAGTFRQSDKNIGGDWRQVSTQLRQLLDNTQFWVNDKVFPLDEIAVRFHHRLVLVHAFPNGNGRHARLMTDSLLNQAGGHAFSWGNEGSLVAGGGVRDSYLDALRTADAGDITKLMAFVRS, from the coding sequence GTGGTCAAGTCTGTGGCGGTAGCGCTCCAATACCAGGCAGGTCAAACCCCGCTCGATGCCGACGAACTCGGGCAACTCGCTCCAAAGCACATCACCACGCAGGGCCAGCTCAACGAGTGGGAGCAGACCAACATCGTCGAAGCGCTCAAATGGCTCAAGCGCGGCCGGCATCCCGCCGTGTTGACCGAGGCGTTCTGCCGCCAGTTGCACAAGCAAATGTTCGGCAAGACCTGGAAGTGGGCTGGAACCTTCAGGCAATCCGACAAGAACATCGGAGGCGATTGGCGTCAGGTCTCGACGCAGTTGCGTCAATTGCTCGACAACACCCAGTTCTGGGTCAATGACAAAGTCTTTCCGCTGGACGAAATCGCGGTCCGATTTCACCATCGCCTCGTACTGGTCCATGCCTTTCCAAACGGCAATGGCCGGCATGCACGGCTGATGACGGACAGCCTTTTGAACCAGGCCGGAGGCCATGCCTTTTCCTGGGGCAACGAGGGCAGCCTGGTGGCTGGCGGCGGGGTCCGAGACAGCTACCTGGACGCGCTGCGAACGGCCGATGCCGGCGACATCACCAAGCTGATGGCCTTTGTCCGGAGTTGA
- a CDS encoding mobile mystery protein A, producing MATNLNQLRVEQVDGALEPYRKVGGMSVPAGGWLRAVREALGLTVRQQAARVGIAVATLHKSEQSEAHERISLAQLRKLAEGLDCELVYGLVPRKPLAEMVQEQASRIARSEILGVAHSMDLEDQRPSEAYVRRQLDQRRAELLSGKWSSLWR from the coding sequence ATGGCCACGAATCTCAATCAACTCCGCGTCGAGCAGGTCGATGGCGCGCTGGAGCCTTACCGCAAAGTCGGAGGAATGTCCGTTCCGGCGGGGGGATGGCTGCGGGCCGTCCGCGAAGCACTGGGCCTGACCGTCCGGCAACAGGCAGCGCGCGTAGGAATTGCAGTGGCCACACTGCACAAGTCCGAACAGTCTGAAGCCCACGAACGCATTTCATTGGCACAGCTGCGGAAACTCGCTGAAGGGCTGGACTGCGAACTTGTCTACGGCCTGGTGCCCCGCAAGCCGCTGGCTGAAATGGTCCAGGAACAAGCGTCCCGGATCGCCCGCTCCGAAATACTGGGCGTGGCGCATTCGATGGACCTTGAAGACCAGCGGCCGAGCGAAGCCTATGTGCGCAGGCAACTGGATCAGCGCCGCGCGGAACTGCTCTCCGGGAAGTGGTCAAGTCTGTGGCGGTAG